In the Longimicrobium sp. genome, one interval contains:
- a CDS encoding class I SAM-dependent methyltransferase, which translates to MSSPLRRLLDRVKRRHPALYWRTRNAGALAAWYADRARPASESPYDDRFWNGAEVGDWDGFARAILHHFPVRSVLDVGCGGGRLLEALRTADPTLRLKGVDASAPALERARRRGLDVQPLDLVRLRAGDVASAAQALGDFDLVVCLEVAEHFPAWHAPKLLELLTHFPRIVFSAAHPLQGGVLHVNEQPAEYWIRRFAERGFPLSARDGELRADVAALDLPPWYAANIHAFARIVA; encoded by the coding sequence ATGTCCTCACCCCTGCGCCGCCTGCTGGACCGCGTGAAGAGGCGCCACCCGGCGCTCTACTGGCGCACGCGCAACGCCGGAGCGCTCGCCGCCTGGTACGCCGACCGCGCGCGCCCGGCCTCCGAATCGCCGTACGACGACCGGTTCTGGAATGGCGCGGAGGTGGGAGACTGGGACGGGTTCGCGCGCGCCATCCTCCACCACTTTCCGGTCCGTTCCGTGCTGGACGTGGGATGCGGCGGGGGGCGGCTGCTGGAGGCGCTGCGCACGGCCGATCCCACCCTCCGCCTGAAGGGGGTGGACGCCTCCGCTCCCGCGCTGGAGCGGGCGCGGCGCCGTGGCCTGGACGTGCAGCCGCTGGACCTCGTCCGCCTGCGCGCGGGGGACGTCGCCTCCGCCGCCCAGGCGCTGGGGGACTTCGATCTCGTCGTCTGTCTGGAAGTGGCGGAGCACTTTCCCGCCTGGCACGCGCCCAAGCTGCTCGAACTGCTGACGCACTTTCCGCGAATCGTCTTTTCCGCCGCGCATCCGCTGCAGGGCGGCGTCCTGCACGTCAACGAGCAGCCCGCCGAGTACTGGATCCGCCGCTTCGCCGAGCGCGGCTTTCCGCTCTCCGCGCGCGACGGGGAGCTTCGCGCCGACGTGGCCGCGCTGGACCTGCCGCCCTGGTACGCCGCCAACATCCACGCTTTCGCCCGGATCGTCGCGTGA